A stretch of DNA from Montipora foliosa isolate CH-2021 chromosome 4, ASM3666993v2, whole genome shotgun sequence:
CGTCCCAGGGTCTGTCTTCTCGGCTCCATCTCTACTTTGAATATAtataacgattatcgttaaaaggtggtttgcaaccaatctctagctTTCTCTggagagacacagataacaatgctgaaatgtacaattgctggtggacgaacaataggagctaatgagagtttttttggtttcgtccaccaacatggtggccatgacgtcacgtgaaaaccacgtCACCTATTCGTAATTTGcgctgaatttactattatcgggaatttaaaaaactcattaatacttcatgagcctaacagcctatcaaaacaccgataaaacatcacgtgtatgagctttatatcctgataaaacactcctcgttagtattctttatataaaaaatactgataaggcatagcttgtttttcttgtatacTAATATTTACCTCTCACAATttaaccattgttttgagtccagaggggcACGCTCTGTGGAAAAAGGTTTTTAaaagccgttcaaaaaaactCACAGCACGTGtcttatcgggtctaaaaacattCGACTaagcctcgtgtttttaaaccccgataaaacactgctgctcgttttttaaacattacttagaagactgaaagcttgatatgaaTTATGGGAAAAGGTCATACATATTTataaaagacaacccaagtgcATGGACACAGGACTCGAACCCttttagggtgttcagcctcaaatgGTCCACAGCGGGAACTTTAGCGGTACCTTTTGAGGTATTGGGCCGAAAAATATtaattatgacaggagacatttgacaattaactaattttaaaatttgtctaattaaaacccataatttggtacctcttaggggtaaaaaatatttcataccACCCCCAAAAaacaggatcttggtacctcttagaggttcttttaaaaatttccgatgagcacccccgtcctttttatatgggagtaaACATTATTTGATAATGCTGCATTACATCTACAATGCcttagcctgcagtgcaggcggaTTTTGGCGGGGCGAGTGGATATATATTTCCATCGGATGTtcaggccgccatcttgaaatagaaAAACAGTGGAGAGTTGGGGCGAGGTAAGAAATTCTCCCAGTCTGCAgcgaatccaaaatggcggcaagacACTCGAAAGATCGAAAGATGAAAACCACCAAAaccgcctgcactgcaggctaacAATGCCTTGGTACAACCTCATTTCGATTATTGTAGTATTGTCTAGGGAAATTGCGGCAAAACGCtttcagaaaaattaaaaaaactgcaGAATCGTGTTGCTCGCATTTTGAGCTCCTCCTCCTATGATGCTGACGCTAGTTACTTCTTACTTCTTACAACAACTTGGTTGGAAAGACCTGATTGCCCAGCGTCAAATTCAACTAGGTTTAATGGTGCTCAAAGCTCTTAATGATCTGGTTCCTGACTACTTATCCTCTACGTTTACTGAGCGCAGTCTTAATTAAGGGAttctgcaaataaaaaaaagtccCTTTACCAAGAACTAACTACCTAAAAAAGAGCTTTAGTTATAGAGGTGCAACTCTCTGGAACAGTCTACCCTGCAGTCTTAGGCAAGTGAAATCCCTAAATAATTTCAAGAAATTGTTAAATGATCATTTTAGTTAAATTAAAAACACGGCATGGTGTAGTTTAGTGTAATTATAAGTAAGACTTTTTAGAtacaaatttattattattgaatattgtTACATTGTACTAAAACCTGATGGACTTTTTTACGgtgttaaaatatataaatattaaagattaaagattagattatcactcggcaacaaacaatattacaggtgcacccaacgtcaattttcggaaaatatctgttcggaagacgatttgtgATCTAGAAATTTCGGaacatttattgtaaaatttcttgcttgcctgcctatCCTGGGATTTTCGAACTTTTAAAAAATGGTAttattgcccatttttaacggatttttaccctagaAAGGTCACCCCTACAATTTCGGGAGCCTTTCagttttctggctgaaattttcgaaaaggtaagttttgattcctataattttcggatcattagactttcagctaggaaatccaaacagatgaaaaatttttaggggataaaaatatgcctatatctaccgtttaattaaatactaaaatacgtttaacgatggtatgtctaagtggttttgaactatattctcattgggtgcccctgatattaaacactgcaaatcTCGGTTGCCAAAcctcacgacaaagctaaacccTTTAAAATCAACCTTAGCCCCTAATTATTGATCTCTGTAGATTAGgcctaatttatttattattctttaGCAGAGATATTCTAGGGGAGActaaataatgtttttttttggggggggggggttgggggggagtgcggtgtcttgatcttcattGGTGAAGCGGATAGAAGCGGTTCCTATAAGAGTATAAAATCCGAGttcaaatccttttttttctctgctTCCAGAAGTCTTGGGACACAGAATCCTAAATTAACAATAACAGCAAATTCCCAGtaaattacgaattaacgataatcgttaatttagagaagaaaTCATGTTGTTTGTCAACGGCAAAGGAGGCAAAGAAGACAGACCCTGGGACCGAGTTTGGTACCTCGAAAACAGTTTGTTGCTTTatgacaggggcacccaacgagaatattgttcaaaaccacttaaaaataCAGTtcttaaacgtattttagtatttaaacggtagataaaggcatatttttatcccctaaaaattttttatcTGATCGGatctcctagctgaaagtctagtgatcagaaaattatagggatcaaagcttatcttttcgaaaatttcaggcagaaaaaaggctcccgtaAATTCTAGGTggcctttttagggtaaaaatctgttaaaaatgggcaattataccattttttagatgttcgaaaatcctaggacaggcaggcaagcaagaaattttacaacaaatgttccgaaaattctagatctcaaatcgtcttccgaacagatattttccgaaaattgacgtttgGTACCCCTGTTATGATGGTAGAGTCAAAATCTCTGAGCGTGCAAATGAAGGGacgaagttcccggtgttgtggctgtcctctgtgattaTATGGGTGGGTGATTatcatcagctgaatagctgcccaaacttcaacctgctcaaacaaaacaagaatgatTAGTAAAATAATAGTATCAAATATGGACAACAAATCAactaaaaggcaaagaaaactgttttttcagaaaaaaagaatttaaatttagaaaGCTAACTACATTGTTTAATATTCATCTTAGTGCTTTTATATCCATGGTATTTTAGCCAGTGTACCTCCGACGGCCGCCTCCTCCCCGAATTTTTTTTCCGCGAGGCGGAGGAGGCGGATGTTGTACACAAGCTACAGTATGTAAAAGAAATGCTTTTGTCATCTCTCCGTTTAGAGATCTTGTCACGCacttttgaccaatcaaatcAAGCGATTAGTCACGGGGGTCTTCGTCATGTCTAATTCTTTTCATTCCTAAGCACAAATCGCATGTTTGTTTCAATTTAATTACATGGTAGCGACAAATTGAGCTTTTATAAAGGAAAATAATCTTCCAGGGGCCTCTCCACCTAACGGAGAAAGACTTGTGGTATATTTTGCGATCGAATTTCGTGATTTTCTCGACGCTGTCGCTTGTATCACTCCACTTTTGTTGAGTTTACAGAGCTGATGTTGTTCTCATTCGCCAGGTGATGGAGACTCCATTGGACGTTCTTTCAAGAGCAGCTTCCTTAGTTCAACCAGATTCGAAAGAAAGTAAGTTTTAGTgcatttgacttaattttctCGAGAGcatgttaaaattcagtcgaaatTTTATGGTAAGTTGAGGAATTTGTCGAATCTATCGTGTGAGAAACGTGTATGCGCTTGTATTCTGGTGGTATCACTTTGCTATCCCCcatttgttgacaaaaatttcAGTTTCTCGAGGAATGCTGTAGAATTTCCAGAATGAGGTGATTCAAAAGCGAAATTTTCAAGGATGAATAGACATTTTAGTCGTGTTATGTTTGGCATGACAAATTTTCTTGTCATGTTAATAAACAAAGCATCCACAAATTATTGGCATTAGTACACAACCTCTCCAATGTGTTTCTCTCGAACGTTTTGAGCTGCACTGCAGCAAATATCGCTTTTGACTGTCAGAACGCTGTCAATAAAGCATTCTTCGATTTGTTGCCAGTGAGACTTTTTGCGAAATAGCGGAAATATTTATTTACGTTCTATTGTGAAACAGCGTGTTCGCGTTGTTTGCGTCACTGACATTCCATTGAAATTTCTTAGTTTCAAGCCTTACTCACTGAGGGATTTCTAAACGACCGTGATATTGTGATCGTGACAATAGTCGACATTTCTTGGACAGCAATCTAAGTTTCGTCACCCTTTTAATTCTTTCTCTCTTTGCGATAGTAAGATATGGCATTGCCAAGAACAAAAAAGGTGATGATCAAATTGACGAGCTGGTTTGACTTGTTCATTGGATGTTTGTATGCTAGGCAATTACTGAACTGTTAAGGAGTTCctggttgaattattttgttcaGATACAGAGCCAGAGGCAAGTGAAGATTCGCCAAAAGTCATGCCTTCGGCGGAGAATCGAAGAAAGCGAAATCTAGAAAGGAGAGACATTGCCCAAGTGTTGAATTTCGACGACAATCGATTAGAAAAACTCTCCTCAGTGAAAACAGCTGGAACACAGACGTAAGTGTTTACTAAACGTTCCGTTGAAGCTGGGTTTGTTTAAATCCTTGGCATAGTTGAATGCATAAAAGATCAGTTGGAAAATGAAGTTTTAGGTTGACTGTCGACCTCTTGTACAACTGTTTGGAATCACGGTTGCGGAATTATCCCACAACTATATATAGATGTGCCTATTAAAATATGTATTCATTAGCTTTGCATTATCTTTTCTCCAGACTTAATTGGTGAAGTGTGGGGCAGATATGAATTAATTGCAAATTGCAATTTACcactggttttgcattgctcATATGTTAACTAGCTGAAGAATGGTGCTTTTtatactgaaccaatcaaaaagcaagACTCTGTGATTTCCCTTGCTTGGCCCCACCTGAATTGATTGAGTTTATGAAGGCTCTTTTTTATAGCTAGAGTGTCTTCCAATTGGCAAAGGAAATTACTCTAGTTGGGTTGTTTTCATGGCATCAGGTTGAAAATTGCATTGTGGCAATATTTGACCAAGCAACAATCATTCAAATGAGTGAGGCATTTAATTATAAGGTGTTTTGCATCACTCACAGGTCACCATTAAACCCAGTGCCTACAACAAAGTCAAGAGTCGACTCTGGTCCACCTCCTCTTATTTCTATTGTTCCGAAATCAGGAGAAACTGGATACCTACATTCGCATATACCAGTGCACACAAGACCATCTGTCATAACTTCCACTAACATTCGCAGACCAGTTGGTTTTATGCCCCCGCCACATCTGTACAGTCCATCAGACATGTTTTGTTATCCTGGGCCTCACAGACGTGAGATTGTTGAATCAGGAATGATTGACCCTTTTGTAGAAGAACATTTCCGCCGCAGTCTAGGGGAGGATTACAAATGTGTGAGCCCAACATCGATGTCCGTAGCTGGATCAGTGGATGATCACTTTGCAAAAGCCCTTGGTGACACATGGCAGAAGTTAAAGAAATCTGATGTTTCAAACCAGCCTTCAAATACTACTCAGCTACAGTCAATTGTCTCCCCTGCAAACTAATGTAATTTATAGGTGATCACAGACTAAGCATCTAGCTTAAgacaataaataattaaattatttaatgAGCTAATCAGATTGCAGCAGGGATTGCATAGGTTATTAAATCAGATACCAGGAATAAACATTTTTGGCTTCTGCTTTAATAGGCTGCACACATGAAAGATTGTGACTTAATTTAGTTTCGAATAGTACATGCTGTAAAAACCATGTTCCTAAACTTCATGTTTGTTTCACGTTAATTATTTTCATGACATGCATGcatgaaaatttgaaagttcaAAGTTGTTCGGTAAGCAGTATTTGTGGTCAGTACTTGTTAGTGAAGAGGATGGAGGCTACTGTCTTGTGTTGCCACCTTGAGTGAGTAGTAAGCAATCAATTCCTGGTTGCTAACTTATCTTGCTCGTGTGCCAGtgatacatgtataatattttttattttcggtGAATATACGTAACTGTCCCATTAACCCTTTTACGcctaaactggcctaaaccggccagacttattattttactctgtctaatgccaggcaattttactcgtcaatggggaacccctgggagtcaatatGTTAATGTTTGTATCACCAGTGAGTGTTTTGAAGTCTCTTGGCCCAAAACATTTTACATGGTTGAACTCACAAATATCTGGGATTATTAATATATCAAATTTATGACACTCTTACATGTAGTTCAGTGACCAGTGAAAACTTGATGTCGTCTGCCGGATACTTACTGTACCTTTAGGTGGGAACTCTAGATTTGAGCACTTAATGGTAATTTTGTTCACACTATTCAGTCAGAAACAAAGTTCTCCCAAAGAAAAATGTTGATGAGATAGCATGGAATTGGAAGGGGTGATAAGTCTATGGACTCAAATTACTTCAATGAAAGTTGTGAAAGACTG
This window harbors:
- the LOC138000851 gene encoding transcription cofactor vestigial-like protein 4 isoform X1, which translates into the protein METPLDVLSRAASLVQPDSKENTEPEASEDSPKVMPSAENRRKRNLERRDIAQVLNFDDNRLEKLSSVKTAGTQTSPLNPVPTTKSRVDSGPPPLISIVPKSGETGYLHSHIPVHTRPSVITSTNIRRPVGFMPPPHLYSPSDMFCYPGPHRREIVESGMIDPFVEEHFRRSLGEDYKCVSPTSMSVAGSVDDHFAKALGDTWQKLKKSDVSNQPSNTTQLQSIVSPAN
- the LOC138000851 gene encoding transcription cofactor vestigial-like protein 4 isoform X2 is translated as MPSAENRRKRNLERRDIAQVLNFDDNRLEKLSSVKTAGTQTSPLNPVPTTKSRVDSGPPPLISIVPKSGETGYLHSHIPVHTRPSVITSTNIRRPVGFMPPPHLYSPSDMFCYPGPHRREIVESGMIDPFVEEHFRRSLGEDYKCVSPTSMSVAGSVDDHFAKALGDTWQKLKKSDVSNQPSNTTQLQSIVSPAN